One Bacillota bacterium DNA window includes the following coding sequences:
- a CDS encoding DUF3769 domain-containing protein: protein MSISWHGTQGAHAAARAGTGRCARVLTTAILVALVAVALAGVWAADAAGAAQDEQVMGESSPDAGGQRVDLADSSSVALPDRSADEEPIVIEADVTEYRYGSHGTIVEARGSVRATHREISVSADYLSVDVDAGELLARGNVLVRRGSSTTSCSEFAYDVASATGRVIEPRVSVPGAFVRGREMDLAPGEFALAGAHATGCDLEEPCYRVTSRRLVIYPDRRIVADWPVLWLERVPVLVVPRLSIPLRGERVGWVEGEGYPVPRLSYDPQSGFVAGMSYLDRSREGLTIRWDGAYASRARGIQLEARAQAGPAPGVSAEVTGGLRSWEGPYGSAMCRIDPFSQMSFAADARYRSGTAHDAGLQGGAQLTGKLGPLVLKAAARKDLPSTGPVYSFPAVDASLGPVTIPGSGARLTLSAGVGRFEEPARGARSSRTYAALSVTSRPLSLTFAKNADATLTLTGSARRAWYETGDSAGSLMAAVNLEGRFGSLEAFGIDVPRVVAGLEYTRRVVSGASPFTFDAVGALNQVTVELAVRLAPSWTVELGSSYDVDAGVLDDLDLSVTNHHHCYDIAATWREKRREFGLEVRFTR from the coding sequence GTGAGTATTTCCTGGCATGGGACACAAGGAGCCCACGCTGCGGCGCGGGCGGGGACGGGGCGGTGCGCGCGCGTCCTCACGACAGCCATCCTTGTCGCTCTCGTCGCCGTCGCTCTCGCCGGCGTCTGGGCTGCGGACGCGGCTGGTGCTGCGCAAGACGAACAGGTGATGGGCGAGAGCAGCCCCGACGCGGGCGGTCAGCGGGTAGACCTGGCCGATTCGAGCTCGGTGGCTCTGCCCGACCGGTCCGCTGACGAGGAGCCTATCGTCATTGAGGCGGATGTCACCGAGTATCGCTACGGCAGCCACGGCACGATCGTGGAGGCGCGCGGCAGCGTGCGGGCGACGCATCGAGAGATCTCCGTATCCGCCGACTATCTCAGCGTGGACGTGGACGCCGGAGAGCTCCTGGCGCGCGGGAACGTCCTCGTCCGTCGCGGCTCGTCCACCACGAGTTGCAGCGAGTTTGCATATGATGTCGCGTCAGCCACCGGGCGCGTGATCGAGCCGAGGGTGTCCGTCCCGGGCGCGTTCGTGAGAGGGAGGGAGATGGATCTCGCTCCCGGCGAGTTTGCGCTTGCCGGCGCCCACGCGACCGGGTGCGACCTGGAGGAACCGTGCTACCGAGTGACCTCGCGAAGGCTCGTGATATATCCGGATCGAAGGATCGTGGCGGACTGGCCCGTGCTGTGGCTGGAACGAGTACCGGTGCTGGTCGTGCCCAGGCTCAGCATTCCGCTTCGCGGGGAGAGGGTGGGATGGGTCGAGGGCGAAGGCTATCCCGTCCCGAGGCTCTCGTACGACCCTCAAAGCGGCTTTGTGGCCGGTATGAGTTACCTGGACCGCTCGCGCGAGGGTCTTACCATCCGCTGGGATGGAGCTTACGCTTCGCGGGCGCGGGGCATCCAGCTCGAGGCGCGTGCTCAAGCTGGCCCGGCGCCAGGGGTGAGCGCGGAGGTCACGGGAGGCCTGCGCTCATGGGAGGGGCCGTACGGGTCGGCCATGTGCAGGATTGATCCCTTCTCTCAGATGTCTTTCGCAGCTGACGCTCGATACCGCTCCGGCACGGCGCACGACGCCGGGTTGCAGGGAGGCGCGCAACTCACCGGGAAGTTGGGGCCTCTTGTCCTGAAGGCCGCTGCGCGCAAAGACCTTCCCAGCACAGGCCCGGTATACTCGTTTCCAGCCGTAGATGCGTCCCTGGGCCCCGTGACGATCCCGGGTTCGGGAGCGCGCTTGACGTTGAGCGCAGGCGTGGGACGGTTCGAGGAGCCCGCGCGCGGCGCCCGGTCCAGTCGCACTTACGCCGCACTCTCCGTGACATCGCGGCCTCTGAGCCTCACGTTCGCAAAGAACGCAGATGCGACTCTGACGTTGACCGGATCGGCCAGGCGGGCCTGGTACGAGACGGGAGACAGTGCCGGGTCGCTGATGGCCGCAGTCAACCTCGAAGGTCGGTTCGGGAGCCTCGAAGCGTTCGGCATCGATGTGCCGCGCGTCGTCGCCGGTCTGGAATACACGCGAAGGGTGGTGTCGGGCGCAAGCCCGTTCACCTTTGACGCCGTAGGCGCGCTCAACCAAGTGACCGTGGAGCTCGCTGTGCGGCTCGCGCCTTCGTGGACGGTGGAATTGGGATCCAGCTACGACGTGGACGCCGGCGTCCTGGATGACCTGGATCTCTCGGTGACGAACCATCACCACTGCTACGACATCGCGGCCACGTGGCGCGAGAAGCGCAGGGAGTTCGGGCTCGAAGTGAGGTTTACGAGATAG
- the galE gene encoding UDP-glucose 4-epimerase GalE, whose translation MRVLVVGGAGYIGSHVVRELVRAGHDVVVYDNLEKGHREAVEGCPLVVGDTGDRDVLREVFASRDFDVVMHFAAHTSVAESMQDPAKYFHNNVAKGLTLLDVMREAGVRRMVFSSSAAVYGDPERVPIEEDADCRPTNVYGETKLMFERVLSAYDRAYGVRYVALRYFNAAGADPSGDIGEDHDPETQLIPLVLMTAMGLRPRLELFGTDYHTPDGTCVRDYVHVCDLATAHVLAAEALADGCESKVYNLGNGKGHTVRQVIETARRVTGLSIPVVEAPRRPGDPAVLVASSERIMRELGWKPRYEDLETIIATAWEWHRRHPRGYAG comes from the coding sequence GTGCGTGTGCTCGTAGTTGGAGGCGCAGGATACATCGGGAGTCACGTCGTGCGCGAGCTCGTCCGAGCTGGCCACGACGTGGTCGTGTACGATAACCTCGAGAAAGGCCATCGCGAGGCTGTCGAGGGATGCCCGCTCGTCGTGGGCGATACGGGTGACCGAGACGTTCTACGCGAGGTCTTTGCGTCTCGTGACTTCGACGTGGTGATGCATTTCGCTGCCCACACTTCGGTCGCCGAGTCCATGCAGGACCCGGCGAAGTACTTCCACAACAACGTAGCGAAGGGGCTCACGCTTCTCGACGTCATGAGGGAGGCGGGTGTCCGCCGGATGGTGTTTTCCTCGTCTGCGGCAGTGTACGGTGACCCGGAACGGGTGCCCATCGAGGAAGACGCCGACTGCCGGCCGACGAACGTGTACGGCGAGACCAAGCTCATGTTCGAACGCGTGCTCTCCGCGTACGACAGGGCGTACGGCGTCCGGTACGTGGCTCTACGCTATTTCAACGCGGCGGGAGCAGATCCATCCGGGGACATCGGGGAAGATCACGACCCCGAGACACAGCTCATCCCACTCGTGCTCATGACGGCAATGGGCCTGCGTCCACGCCTTGAGCTGTTCGGCACGGATTACCATACCCCCGACGGGACCTGCGTGCGGGACTACGTTCACGTGTGCGACCTTGCGACCGCGCACGTCTTGGCCGCCGAGGCACTCGCGGACGGGTGCGAGTCAAAGGTGTACAACCTGGGCAATGGAAAGGGTCACACCGTGAGGCAGGTGATAGAGACAGCACGTCGCGTAACTGGGTTATCCATCCCCGTCGTGGAAGCGCCGCGCCGTCCGGGCGACCCGGCCGTGCTCGTGGCAAGCTCCGAAAGGATAATGCGAGAGCTCGGTTGGAAGCCGCGATACGAGGACCTCGAAACCATAATAGCCACTGCTTGGGAGTGGCACCGCCGCCATCCGCGCGGCTATGCCGGCTGA
- a CDS encoding phosphatase PAP2 family protein — MAVVAMAASVFGVGILAVCAQATLACPAPVQVAVSIPAPEDGTAPEDDTDVFSEAVGVDGLRDDLLRIYAPRVELDPGKVALLTFAAGTVMLVDRELYDEITKGPRDPAVDRLGDAITDLGTGVATLGISGLVALHDAKTGYLAANAVIYSGISCAVLKAAFGRARPEVGEGPYAFAGPCIREGRNSMPSGHSAAVFALATVLARQYPRYRVLFYAGATLVAISRVYERAHWPSDTLVGAVVGVWSANQVMGRSRLLEITW; from the coding sequence GTGGCGGTGGTAGCCATGGCTGCCTCGGTGTTCGGGGTAGGCATTCTTGCAGTGTGCGCGCAAGCCACCCTGGCGTGCCCTGCTCCCGTTCAAGTCGCAGTCTCCATTCCCGCGCCCGAGGACGGCACCGCACCTGAGGACGACACCGACGTTTTCTCTGAAGCGGTCGGCGTCGACGGCCTTCGCGATGACCTTCTCAGAATCTACGCACCTCGCGTCGAGCTCGACCCCGGAAAGGTCGCGTTACTGACGTTCGCTGCCGGGACCGTCATGCTCGTGGACCGCGAGCTGTATGACGAGATCACGAAAGGCCCCAGGGATCCCGCGGTTGATCGCTTGGGGGACGCCATCACGGATCTCGGAACGGGTGTCGCAACCCTTGGGATCTCCGGCCTGGTGGCGCTTCACGATGCGAAGACGGGATATCTCGCCGCGAACGCCGTCATCTACTCCGGCATCAGCTGCGCTGTTCTCAAGGCCGCTTTTGGGCGCGCGCGACCTGAGGTGGGCGAAGGGCCATACGCGTTCGCGGGTCCGTGCATACGCGAAGGGCGTAACTCCATGCCCTCAGGCCACAGCGCAGCCGTGTTCGCCCTTGCCACCGTCCTGGCGAGGCAGTATCCGAGGTATCGCGTGCTTTTCTACGCCGGCGCCACCCTCGTCGCCATCTCACGAGTCTACGAGCGTGCCCACTGGCCCAGCGACACGCTGGTTGGCGCGGTCGTCGGCGTCTGGTCAGCGAACCAGGTGATGGGCCGCAGCCGACTATTGGAGATCACTTGGTAA